A portion of the Bacillus sp. es.034 genome contains these proteins:
- the rho gene encoding transcription termination factor Rho translates to MEELTISSLENMKLKELYELAKQYKVSYYSKLTKKELIFAILKVRAEQEGFFFMEGVLEIIQSEGFGFLRPINYSPSSEDIYISASQIRRFDLRNGDKVSGKVRPPKENERYFGLLHVEMVNGEEPDSAKERVHFPGLTPLYPDRQMKLETEPNKISTRIMDLIAPVGFGQRGLVVAPPKAGKTMLIKEIANSITTNHPEAELIILLIDERPEEVTDIERSVEAEVVSSTFDEVPENHIKVAELVLERAMRLVEHKRDVIILMDSITRLARAYNLVIPPSGRTLSGGIDPAAFHRPKRFFGAARNIEEGGSLTVLATALVDTGSRMDDVIYEEFKGTGNLELHLDRSLAERRIFPAIDIRRSGTRREELLIKPDHLEKLWAIRKAMSDQPDFAEKLMRKLKQSKTNEEFFNVLTEESKKR, encoded by the coding sequence ATGGAAGAGTTAACAATCTCTAGCTTAGAAAATATGAAGCTGAAAGAGCTTTACGAGCTAGCCAAACAATACAAAGTTTCTTATTATAGTAAATTAACAAAAAAAGAACTGATATTTGCCATCCTTAAAGTTCGTGCAGAACAAGAAGGCTTCTTTTTCATGGAAGGTGTCCTGGAGATCATCCAATCAGAAGGCTTCGGTTTCTTACGTCCGATCAACTATTCTCCAAGCTCTGAGGATATTTATATTTCTGCGTCTCAGATCCGTCGTTTCGATCTGCGTAACGGGGATAAAGTATCAGGGAAAGTACGTCCACCGAAAGAAAACGAGCGTTATTTCGGACTGCTTCATGTTGAAATGGTGAACGGGGAAGAGCCTGATTCTGCAAAAGAGCGTGTGCATTTCCCAGGATTGACGCCTTTATACCCTGACCGTCAAATGAAGCTTGAAACAGAACCAAATAAAATTTCCACACGTATCATGGATCTTATTGCACCAGTCGGATTTGGACAACGTGGATTAGTCGTGGCACCGCCTAAAGCCGGTAAGACGATGCTGATCAAAGAAATCGCCAATTCGATCACAACGAACCATCCTGAAGCGGAACTCATCATCCTTCTCATCGACGAGCGTCCAGAGGAAGTAACGGACATCGAGCGTTCGGTAGAAGCAGAAGTCGTCAGTTCGACATTTGATGAAGTGCCGGAAAACCACATCAAAGTGGCCGAGCTCGTGCTTGAGCGCGCCATGCGTCTGGTTGAGCACAAGCGTGACGTCATCATCCTGATGGATAGTATCACTCGTCTTGCACGTGCGTACAACCTCGTCATCCCGCCAAGTGGACGGACTCTTTCCGGTGGTATCGACCCTGCTGCGTTCCACCGTCCGAAACGATTCTTCGGGGCAGCCCGTAACATTGAAGAGGGCGGAAGCTTGACGGTTCTGGCAACGGCCCTTGTCGACACAGGGTCCCGTATGGATGACGTCATTTATGAAGAATTCAAAGGAACAGGTAACCTTGAACTTCACCTGGATCGTTCCCTTGCAGAACGACGCATCTTCCCGGCCATCGACATCCGTCGTTCCGGAACGCGTCGTGAGGAACTTCTCATCAAACCGGATCATCTTGAAAAATTATGGGCGATCAGAAAAGCTATGTCCGATCAGCCTGATTTCGCCGAGAAGCTTATGCGCAAGCTGAAGCAATCGAAGACGAATGAAGAGTTTTTCAATGTGTTGACAGAAGAGTCCAAGAAGCGTTAA
- the fsa gene encoding fructose-6-phosphate aldolase — MKFFIDTANMSEIKEAFDWGIISGVTTNPSLVAKEKGVTFEDRLKEITDLVPGSVSAEVIALDAEGMIKEGRELAKIAPNITVKLPMTPDGLTAASTFAKEGIKTNVTLIFSANQALLAARAGATYVSPFLGRLDDIGHDGLELVSQIAEIFAIHGLETEIIAASTRHPQHITEAALRGAHIATVPLKVLKQLFKHPLTDKGIDAFLNDWNNR; from the coding sequence ATGAAATTTTTCATAGACACAGCAAACATGAGTGAAATCAAGGAAGCATTTGACTGGGGTATTATTTCAGGAGTGACGACGAATCCGTCCCTTGTAGCAAAAGAGAAGGGCGTTACATTTGAGGACAGACTAAAAGAAATCACGGATCTTGTCCCCGGTTCTGTAAGCGCTGAAGTCATCGCATTGGATGCTGAAGGGATGATTAAAGAGGGAAGGGAGCTTGCGAAGATCGCTCCGAATATTACGGTGAAGCTTCCTATGACACCTGATGGTCTGACGGCAGCATCTACTTTTGCTAAAGAAGGGATCAAGACAAATGTCACGCTGATTTTCAGTGCGAATCAGGCGCTTTTAGCGGCTCGTGCTGGAGCGACGTATGTTTCGCCTTTTTTAGGAAGGTTGGATGATATCGGTCATGACGGCCTGGAGCTGGTTTCCCAGATTGCCGAGATCTTTGCGATTCACGGTCTGGAAACGGAAATCATCGCGGCTTCCACCCGCCATCCGCAGCATATTACGGAAGCGGCGCTCCGAGGAGCACATATCGCAACCGTTCCTCTTAAAGTATTGAAACAATTATTCAAGCATCCCCTGACGGATAAAGGAATCGATGCCTTCTTGAATGACTGGAATAATCGCTGA
- the glpX gene encoding class II fructose-bisphosphatase produces the protein MERSLSMELVRVTEGAALASARWMGRGKKDEADDAATSAMRDVFDTVPMKGTVVIGEGEMDEAPMLYIGEKLGTGYGPRVDVAVDPLEGTNIVASGGWNALAVLAVADHGNLLNAPDMYMDKIAVGPEAVGKIDINASVIDNLKAVAKAKNKDIEDVVATVLNRPRHEHIIQQLREAGARIKLINDGDVAGAMNTAFDHTGVDILFGSGGAPEGVLAAVALKCLGGEIQGKLLPQNDAELQRCISMGLDVDKILRMEDLVCGDDAIFAATGVTDGELLRGVQLKGTHGLTHSVVMRAKSGTVRFIDGRHSLQKKPNLVMR, from the coding sequence ATGGAAAGAAGTTTATCAATGGAGCTAGTTCGAGTAACAGAAGGGGCTGCCCTTGCATCGGCCAGGTGGATGGGTCGCGGAAAGAAGGATGAAGCGGATGACGCTGCAACTTCTGCCATGCGCGATGTATTCGATACCGTGCCGATGAAAGGAACGGTCGTCATCGGTGAAGGGGAAATGGATGAAGCTCCGATGCTTTATATTGGTGAAAAATTAGGGACAGGCTACGGTCCGCGCGTCGATGTAGCCGTCGATCCGTTGGAAGGAACGAATATCGTTGCTTCCGGAGGCTGGAATGCACTGGCGGTACTCGCGGTGGCAGACCATGGAAACCTACTGAATGCACCGGATATGTATATGGATAAAATCGCAGTCGGACCGGAAGCGGTCGGGAAAATCGACATTAACGCTTCTGTCATCGATAACCTGAAAGCCGTTGCGAAAGCAAAGAATAAGGATATTGAAGACGTGGTGGCGACAGTCTTGAATCGCCCGCGTCATGAACATATCATCCAGCAGTTGAGAGAAGCGGGAGCCCGCATCAAGCTGATCAATGATGGAGACGTGGCAGGCGCCATGAACACGGCATTCGATCATACGGGAGTTGATATCCTGTTCGGATCCGGCGGTGCTCCAGAGGGAGTTCTGGCGGCCGTTGCGTTGAAATGTCTTGGAGGAGAAATCCAAGGGAAGCTTCTTCCGCAAAACGATGCGGAACTTCAGCGCTGTATCAGCATGGGGCTGGATGTGGACAAGATTCTTCGAATGGAAGACCTCGTATGCGGTGATGATGCCATCTTTGCAGCAACAGGTGTAACAGACGGAGAACTGTTGAGAGGTGTTCAGCTCAAAGGGACACACGGTCTGACTCATTCTGTCGTTATGCGTGCAAAGTCCGGTACCGTCCGATTCATCGACGGACGCCACAGTCTTCAGAAAAAACCGAACCTGGTCATGAGATAA
- a CDS encoding thymidine kinase, producing the protein MYVMKQTGWVEVICGSMFSGKSEELIRRVRRTQFAKQEIAVYKPKLDNRYSDESVVSHNGTSVIAKAVEESSVILDDLNPEVDVVAIDEVQFFDEGIVDVVQKLANSGYRVILAGLDQDFRGEPFGPMPDLMSIAEQVTKLQAVCAVCGSPASRTQRLINGEPACYDDPIILVGASEAYEPRCRHHHEVPTGMSVTPDMVKEV; encoded by the coding sequence GTGTATGTCATGAAACAAACGGGTTGGGTAGAAGTCATTTGCGGCAGCATGTTCTCAGGGAAATCTGAAGAACTGATCCGCCGGGTACGACGCACTCAATTTGCCAAACAAGAAATTGCTGTGTATAAGCCAAAACTAGATAATCGCTACAGTGATGAATCGGTTGTATCTCATAATGGTACCTCTGTCATCGCCAAAGCAGTCGAGGAGTCAAGCGTGATCCTTGATGACCTGAATCCAGAGGTGGATGTCGTAGCCATCGATGAGGTTCAGTTTTTTGACGAAGGCATCGTCGACGTCGTACAAAAGTTAGCGAACAGCGGATACCGTGTCATCCTCGCAGGACTTGACCAGGATTTCCGCGGAGAACCATTCGGCCCGATGCCGGATTTGATGTCCATCGCTGAGCAGGTGACAAAGCTCCAAGCCGTTTGCGCCGTATGCGGCTCTCCGGCAAGTCGGACGCAGCGCCTGATCAATGGTGAACCGGCTTGTTACGATGATCCCATCATCCTCGTCGGCGCATCCGAAGCCTACGAGCCAAGATGCCGTCATCATCATGAAGTACCGACCGGGATGAGCGTCACTCCGGATATGGTGAAGGAAGTATAA
- the rpmE gene encoding 50S ribosomal protein L31 encodes MKSGIHPKYNTIKVSCACGNEFETGSVAEEMRVEVCSECHPFYTGRQKFADAGGRVDRFNKKYGLKNQQQ; translated from the coding sequence ATGAAATCAGGAATTCATCCTAAGTACAACACGATCAAAGTTAGCTGTGCTTGCGGTAACGAATTTGAAACTGGTTCTGTAGCGGAAGAAATGCGCGTTGAGGTATGTTCTGAATGCCATCCATTCTACACAGGACGTCAGAAATTCGCTGACGCTGGTGGACGTGTTGACCGTTTCAACAAAAAATACGGTCTTAAAAATCAACAACAATAA
- the fdaB gene encoding class IIb fructose-bisphosphate aldolase FdaB: MPLVSMKDMLIQAKEKSYAVGQFNLNNLEFTQAILQAAEEEKSPVILGVSEGAARYMSGFKTVVKMVEGLMEDLNITVPVAIHLDHGSSFDKCKEAIDAGFTSVMIDASHGPFEENIETTSKVVEYAHSKGVSVEAELGTVGGQEDDVVADGVIYADPKECQEMVERTGIDTLAPALGSVHGPYKGEPNLGFKEMEEIGAATGVPLVLHGGTGIPTKDIQKAISYGTAKINVNTENQIASAKAVREVLAADTEVYDPRKYMGPAREAIKATVAGKMREFGSSNQA, encoded by the coding sequence ATGCCTTTAGTTTCAATGAAAGACATGCTTATTCAAGCAAAAGAAAAAAGCTACGCGGTAGGTCAATTCAACCTGAATAACCTTGAGTTCACTCAAGCGATCCTGCAAGCGGCTGAAGAAGAAAAATCACCTGTCATCCTTGGTGTATCTGAAGGTGCTGCCCGTTACATGAGCGGCTTCAAAACAGTTGTAAAAATGGTTGAAGGTCTTATGGAAGACCTGAACATCACCGTTCCTGTTGCAATCCACTTAGATCACGGTTCAAGCTTTGACAAATGTAAAGAAGCGATCGATGCAGGATTCACTTCTGTTATGATCGATGCTTCTCACGGTCCTTTCGAGGAGAACATTGAAACGACTTCTAAAGTGGTTGAATATGCTCACTCTAAAGGTGTTTCTGTTGAAGCCGAGCTTGGAACAGTCGGTGGACAGGAAGATGACGTAGTGGCAGACGGCGTTATCTATGCAGATCCTAAAGAGTGCCAAGAGATGGTTGAACGTACGGGTATCGATACTCTTGCACCTGCTCTTGGTTCCGTTCACGGTCCTTACAAAGGTGAACCAAACCTAGGATTCAAAGAAATGGAAGAAATCGGTGCGGCGACTGGAGTACCTCTAGTCCTTCACGGTGGTACTGGAATCCCTACAAAAGATATCCAAAAAGCGATTTCTTACGGAACAGCTAAAATCAACGTGAACACTGAAAATCAAATTGCTTCTGCTAAAGCGGTACGTGAAGTACTTGCAGCAGATACAGAAGTATACGATCCACGTAAATACATGGGACCTGCACGCGAAGCGATCAAAGCGACAGTCGCTGGTAAAATGCGCGAATTCGGTTCTTCTAACCAGGCGTAA
- a CDS encoding UDP-N-acetylglucosamine 1-carboxyvinyltransferase codes for MEKLKIAGGYPLEGTIKVSGAKNSAVALIPATILADSPVTIEGLPDISDVRTLKDLLEEIGGSVTLEDGDMSVDPSQMVSMPLPSGKVKKLRASYYLMGAMLGRFKKAVIGLPGGCHLGPRPIDQHIKGFEALGAEVTNEQGAIYLRADELKGARIYLDVVSVGATINIMLAAVRAKGRTIIENAAKEPEIIDVATLLSNMGAKIKGAGTDVIRIDGVDELHGCRHTIIPDRIEAGTFMILAAAVGKGVLVDNVIPLHMESVIAKLREMGVPIETNDDQIFIGRADKLKSVDVKTLVYPGFPTDLQQPFTTLLNRAEGSAVVTDTIYSARFKHIDELRRMNATIKVEGRSAIVNGPVQLQGAKVKASDLRAGAALVIAGLMAEGITEVTGLEHIDRGYSDLVAKLEGLGATIWREKMSAEELEQMKS; via the coding sequence ATGGAAAAGCTAAAAATTGCAGGAGGTTACCCCCTGGAAGGTACCATTAAAGTCAGCGGGGCCAAAAATAGTGCGGTAGCCTTGATCCCGGCAACCATTCTTGCTGATTCTCCGGTCACAATCGAAGGGTTACCAGATATCTCTGATGTAAGAACGCTGAAAGATCTCTTAGAAGAGATCGGTGGTTCCGTCACATTGGAAGATGGGGATATGAGTGTAGATCCAAGTCAAATGGTGTCCATGCCTTTACCAAGCGGGAAGGTGAAAAAGCTTCGTGCATCCTATTATCTAATGGGTGCGATGCTCGGACGTTTCAAAAAAGCGGTCATCGGATTACCGGGTGGATGTCATCTTGGTCCACGTCCGATCGATCAACATATTAAGGGGTTCGAGGCACTTGGAGCAGAAGTTACCAACGAACAGGGTGCCATTTATCTTCGTGCCGATGAACTAAAGGGTGCCCGTATCTACCTTGATGTCGTGAGTGTCGGCGCAACGATCAACATCATGCTTGCAGCGGTTCGCGCCAAAGGCAGAACGATCATTGAAAATGCGGCAAAAGAACCTGAGATCATTGACGTTGCCACATTACTGAGCAATATGGGTGCGAAGATCAAAGGGGCAGGAACAGACGTGATCCGTATCGATGGAGTGGACGAGCTTCACGGATGCCGTCACACCATCATTCCTGACCGTATCGAAGCGGGAACATTCATGATCCTTGCCGCTGCAGTCGGTAAAGGGGTACTCGTCGACAATGTCATCCCGTTACATATGGAATCGGTCATCGCCAAACTTCGTGAAATGGGAGTGCCTATCGAAACGAACGACGATCAGATCTTCATCGGCAGGGCGGACAAGCTCAAATCCGTCGATGTGAAAACACTCGTTTACCCAGGATTCCCAACGGATCTTCAGCAGCCATTCACCACTCTCTTGAATCGTGCAGAAGGCTCTGCCGTTGTAACGGACACGATCTACTCAGCCCGCTTCAAGCATATTGATGAGCTGAGAAGAATGAATGCCACAATCAAAGTCGAAGGACGTTCAGCCATTGTCAACGGTCCAGTCCAACTGCAGGGAGCCAAAGTGAAGGCAAGCGACCTCCGGGCAGGAGCCGCCCTCGTCATCGCAGGCTTAATGGCAGAAGGCATCACCGAAGTCACCGGCCTCGAACACATCGACCGCGGCTACAGCGACCTTGTTGCCAAACTCGAAGGCCTCGGTGCCACCATCTGGCGTGAAAAAATGTCTGCCGAGGAATTGGAGCAGATGAAGTCGTAG